Genomic DNA from Salvia miltiorrhiza cultivar Shanhuang (shh) chromosome 1, IMPLAD_Smil_shh, whole genome shotgun sequence:
TTCTGAGAAAGATCGGTATAATATCCCTCTCCGACGTCCATACCTTCTTCCCGGGCGAGGCACTCGACTGCTCGCTGCACATCCTCGCCACTAGCTTTACTCGTATCCAACAGGTTGCAATCCACCTCGATCATACCTTTACCGTGAGCAAGAGCCATAGACTGCACGGATGGAAGCCCGCCGTCTTTGCCGCTGATTCTCTTTGCTATTCTCCGAACAACAGCCATGTCAGTCAAGAATATTGGGACGTTGTAGTTTTCGACCCACTGTGTGGCTCCAACGACAACGACCCCTTTCCTCGGAACAGCACGAGGAGGGCCCTCATCGGGTTTCGGCTGCAGAGTTTCGGATTGGAGGCTGCCTACCCACTGATTTCCATCTACATTCCGCTTGAAGTAGCCGAGCTCCCTCCTGATTGTGTCGAGCGACCTCCCCTCACCGTGTGCAGCTCCGTACAAGAAGGTAGCAACTGCAGGCTATGGATAAGATCATTAACAAAAGATAAAAGTTGACGAAGAAACAAAAAGATGATAGATTAAGAGATATCATCTCTGGTAAAAAGTTAATTATTTTAGCAACTTCACAAAAAAGATTATTAAAAAGTTCATTCCATCAAAAGAGAGTAAAAACACACGTTGTAACAACAATATGAACACCATTTATAATCaaccaaaaaaataagaatgacaAAAATTGTCTCTTCAAGTGTACAATATCTTTCCCTATCGACTCTAGCAAGAACTATCTACAACGTGAAATTACACAGCCTTACATAATCGCGAGTTTCATAACTTTGAGCCAAATTTCACTACCAATACCAATTTTACCAATTCTTTGAACAGTGAGCAAATTCCCTACTATCTCAATAGATGCTATTTTGATGCTCCATTTTGTTCGTGACACAATTATGTAGTCATCCTCTATCGAGCATCTCACTTCTAAACGATTTCCCTTACTCTTAATCACAGACTTCATCACACACTTAACAATCTTGCTAGCCATTCTTAAAGCTCAAGCAGAAACAGAAAAATGTAACCATTTCATGGATTCTAGCGTCTGCACTAACTCTCAACGAAAACCCTTTAAATCAACGTCGCCGTAATATTAAAAATAGTACACATGCATGCACAATAATCTTCTAGTGGTTCAGATAATCTAATGGCTAACTTCTTTTAGCATACAGTCTAAATCCAGATCCCAAATTTCATGTCAGTAGCAAATAAACTTCTTTCGTAGTTTGGAATATGATTATGAGGATGTATTCCCTTATTCGGATCTTTATATTTATATGATTGACCTCGTCTGATTCTTTGCAGCACAGGCATACTTAATGCTCGCAATCCAAACCTTGGAGTTTAGCATTGTTCTGCTGCTCCTAAAGTACCCCAGTAAGCCTCAGTACAATCTACCAGATTTTTTCCGTGCAAACAAATCTTCAGAACAACGAAGCTGCTGCTGGCGTCGGTGCTTGGGTTTGGAGTCCTTCTGTGGGCTTCTTTGACGTCGTCTACGGCGACGTGGAGACGGGTCTCGGCGGCGGTCCGTGCGGCGGCAGTGGCGGCGGTGGCCTCGAGTTGTGTGGGACGAGGGAAGCGCGGGGACGGAGGTgaatattagagagagagagaagtagatagagagagagtattaaattaaagacaCGTCAGCACACATTAATGACGTGTCACATACGCGTGGCGCCAAAAGGCGTCACCTCAGATTTTCGATGGCCGGAGGtgaattttaaagaaaaaatggaacgaatgcaaagttcatggtttaaaatgtaaatttcaaagtcggtgtgcagaatgaaaaagtgactaaagttcgtgtattttcatgcaattaaccctttttatatttattttatttcattttctctattttattaGATATCAATTTTTGACTCGAGTCcaaatagggatgtcaatcgggctaATTCATTGGGTTTCGAGTTAGCCCTGTCGGGTTACGGGTTATTCGGGTGCGGGTTAATCGgattgaaaaaaaatttgggttagaaattttcaaccctaactcTAAATGTTTGGGTTTCGGGCTAGACCATCGGGCTAGTCGAGCtcaaaaaattaactaatatatttttttgacaatattatatttgtaataaataaatacacgtataaataagtaacatttcaacatcgacttacataataactaatatgCAAGTCTTAGAAATATAAAGatgcaatatttttattaaataagtatcatttttaatttttacacctaaatattttatgttaagtattggataaaaaattacaaagaagtgaaatgatgaatatAACTGtttaatattgaatcaaaatacatttcacaaacttttggaattttttctattatactaattttcataagcaaagtaatgaactaaaaatcaaataacgagattttttttatataatcaaGCGAACACATTATTTTCAGGTCAACCCTATAGAGTTTCGCGTTAATTTCGGGCCGACCCTATCGGGTGCCGGGCTATTCGGTTACAGGCTAATTaggttgtaatttttatcggattgaaaattttcagccctaaccttCTTGGATTggcgggttaatcgggccaatcCACGGGTCTCGGGCTAGATTAACATCCCCAAGTCCAAAGTTCGTTGGCTAATATCTTGATTGTTTGAATTTCAATGGACTATCCGAAGGTACCGTTGGTAAGTTATTGACGTTATCTTTCTAaagatacttatattgttgggttttggtCATCGAAAgtggtaaaaaaaaatagcatGAAAGCTGATATCACGGaactctatattttttcttttcttcgaCCATTTTAAATGATCAAAATTCAACAATATGTGTATCATTAGCGAACTATTATCAAAATGTTTCCAACGGTATCTTTAAATTATCAATCGAATTTCAAACAATTAGCTGATTAAGTTATTGGTCAATAAATATTTGGAGTCATATcacattttaaaaattttaaaatttatgtatttttttaataaaaatagatttaattaaaaattaaaatttgaaaataatttgtgtatttataacCCCCAAATAGAAAGTAAAgaggagagaaaaaaataaaataaaataaaattttactaaATTGAAAGTGCGGATGAACATTTTGTGCAGTTTGTTTTGGAAGGAGGGCAGTTTTAAACATTCCCACTAAAATTATCCCTGAAAGAAAATCCAAAATGCGGAAGTGACGTTCACAGTCACgtatcaaaaatcaaatttgtcttctctctctttcctctatAAATAAAATAGGCACACAGATCTTGGCTAATCATTTCACTCTACATACCCAAAATATGTCAGCATGTTGCCGCCGTCTGACCTCCCCTGCCGCCGCCGTGGTTCACCACATTCCACTGCGGACTtcttcgtcgtcgtcgtccACCAACTGCTTACAAGTTAATCATCGTAAATCCTGGCGTAGGAGAGACGCAGTTGAGGTGGTGCTGCGGTCAAGACGGCTGCTGATCGAAGCGGCAGCGGCGGGAGGGCGGGAAGAGGATGTActgaagaagaaggggaagCCGCCACCGCGGTGCTGCTCACTCGATCGAGACGCGGTGGTCGCGGGTGGAGGCGTTGATCGGAGGACGGAGGTGGTGATTGCGACGGTGGCGACGGTGGTTCTCGGTGTGGGGAATCGCGTGCTTTACAAGCTCGCATTAGTTCCTCTCAAGCATTACCCCTTCTTTCTCGCTCAGCTCGCCACTTTCGGGTAACTCTACAGttctcaatattttttaaataaaaaaaattcttaacgTCGAATTCTAAGTTTAAGATTCTAAACAAGTTTTGTTTCGGAAATTGATCGTTGAGTTGAGTCAAGTGCACGGTGTTTTCTGGAAAAGCCGAGTCCACATTCATTTTAGTTCagcaaataatttattatgaaagTAAATGCTACTCCCTcggtccaccaattcaaggcccctaggccttgaattggtggacggagggagtatcagaATTTTGACAGGAAATCTGGTTAGCTTGAATTTGTTTGGGCTCTGTATTCTAATTTTAATGTGTATTTACAGTATACATTACATGTTTTGCGGAATCTGATTGCTTACTTTGGAAAGTATTTAAAAATTACTTAGTATTAACAGATAGATTGGAATATTGTTGCATCGG
This window encodes:
- the LOC131005074 gene encoding uncharacterized protein LOC131005074 is translated as MASKIVKCVMKSVIKSKGNRLEVRCSIEDDYIIVSRTKWSIKIASIEIVGNLLTVQRIGKIGIGSEIWLKPAVATFLYGAAHGEGRSLDTIRRELGYFKRNVDGNQWVGSLQSETLQPKPDEGPPRAVPRKGVVVVGATQWVENYNVPIFLTDMAVVRRIAKRISGKDGGLPSVQSMALAHGKGMIEVDCNLLDTSKASGEDVQRAVECLAREEGMDVGEGYYTDLSQNQTKFICFFDVVYGDVEAGLELRGTREARGRR